One Lentibacillus cibarius DNA window includes the following coding sequences:
- the istB gene encoding IS21-like element helper ATPase IstB — MTSTSYLEQQLRSLRMAETAGRLPELITEAERRDVSYQEFLASILNYEQKRREEKQIERFMKWAAFPYHKTLEEFDVREQASLSQKQLNQLKELTWMEQLYNIIFLGPPGSGKTHLSIALGMEAINRGYQVSFLPMGELIHILKTTEIIRKSQMRKKRILKSDLVIIDDLMYMAMNQNEANLFFQLINELYDQSALIFTSNKGPNDWGDLLGDPSITTAILDRILHRAEVVHLDGDSYRMKHRKSIFGDEENADVYMVT; from the coding sequence ATGACATCTACAAGTTACCTTGAACAACAATTACGCTCATTGCGAATGGCGGAAACTGCAGGCAGACTTCCGGAGCTCATTACAGAGGCTGAGCGCCGGGACGTGTCTTATCAAGAATTTCTCGCAAGTATATTGAATTACGAACAAAAGCGACGGGAGGAAAAACAAATCGAGCGATTCATGAAATGGGCAGCATTTCCTTATCACAAAACGCTGGAAGAATTTGATGTTCGAGAACAAGCGTCATTAAGCCAAAAACAATTGAATCAACTAAAAGAATTGACCTGGATGGAGCAACTATACAACATTATTTTTTTGGGGCCGCCCGGCTCTGGTAAAACGCATCTTTCCATCGCGCTGGGGATGGAAGCCATTAATCGTGGATATCAGGTTTCCTTTCTCCCGATGGGAGAATTGATACACATCCTCAAAACAACGGAGATCATCCGTAAATCACAAATGAGGAAAAAGCGTATTCTCAAATCGGATCTCGTCATCATCGATGACTTGATGTATATGGCTATGAACCAAAATGAAGCTAATCTGTTTTTCCAATTAATCAATGAATTATATGACCAGTCGGCACTCATCTTCACATCAAATAAAGGGCCAAATGATTGGGGGGATTTACTGGGAGACCCAAGTATAACAACGGCAATATTGGATCGCATTTTACACAGAGCAGAGGTGGTTCATTTAGATGGGGATAGTTATCGTATGAAGCACAGAAAATCTATTTTTGGTGATGAGGAGAATGCAGACGTTTATATGGTAACTTAA
- the istA gene encoding IS21 family transposase — protein MAVWEAGTKTRSKKLDPYHNDILSWLKEHTDMSAAQVFDWLQEKYGYTGVAESTVRNYVRDLRQHYHLPKVLTVRQYEAVPDPPMGKQMQVDFGETRQQTTKGEEVKLYFISFVLSHSRYKVVIWLDRPFTTKDVLWAHEKTFEVLGGMPEEIVFDQDRLILVNENGGDLIYTAAFQSYQEERGFNVYMCRGADPESKGRIENVVGFVKKSFAKHRIFDNIDKWNEACQAWIDRTGNGKVHNTTKKRPNAVFQLEKKHLRPIHKKSTIFHQDSSSITVTVRKDNTIPHKVCVNLFSMWLSHQYIWHSIFVHVFRLPRCRLVACMFSSRSKTRNLTKTCRVLPKTLHQVSYR, from the coding sequence ATGGCGGTATGGGAAGCGGGGACAAAAACCCGATCCAAAAAGTTGGATCCCTATCATAATGATATTCTTTCCTGGCTAAAAGAACATACAGACATGTCAGCTGCGCAGGTTTTTGACTGGCTTCAGGAAAAGTATGGATATACAGGGGTTGCCGAAAGTACCGTTCGTAATTATGTTAGAGATCTTCGACAGCATTACCATTTGCCGAAAGTCCTAACGGTCCGCCAATATGAGGCCGTCCCTGATCCTCCGATGGGGAAACAGATGCAGGTGGATTTCGGTGAAACTAGACAACAAACAACGAAAGGAGAGGAAGTTAAGCTTTATTTTATCAGTTTTGTCTTGTCCCATTCACGATATAAGGTGGTGATATGGCTGGATCGGCCTTTTACAACAAAAGATGTATTATGGGCACACGAAAAGACCTTTGAAGTCTTAGGCGGAATGCCGGAGGAAATCGTCTTTGACCAAGACCGTCTTATCCTTGTTAATGAAAACGGCGGAGACTTAATCTATACAGCAGCTTTTCAGTCTTACCAGGAAGAAAGAGGATTCAATGTATATATGTGTAGAGGGGCTGATCCAGAATCGAAAGGACGAATTGAAAATGTCGTTGGGTTTGTGAAGAAAAGTTTTGCCAAGCATCGTATCTTCGACAATATTGATAAATGGAATGAAGCGTGTCAAGCATGGATTGATCGTACGGGAAACGGCAAGGTGCACAATACAACAAAAAAGAGACCGAACGCCGTGTTTCAGTTAGAAAAGAAACACCTTCGTCCGATCCACAAAAAGTCAACTATCTTTCATCAAGATAGTTCCAGTATAACAGTAACGGTGCGCAAGGACAACACAATACCTCATAAGGTATGTGTCAATCTTTTCTCGATGTGGTTGTCACACCAATATATTTGGCACTCTATTTTTGTACACGTTTTCCGGCTACCGCGCTGTCGCTTGGTGGCCTGCATGTTTTCGTCACGTTCCAAAACCCGGAACCTGACAAAAACATGCAGGGTATTACCTAAAACTCTTCATCAAGTTTCCTATCGCTGA
- a CDS encoding GntR family transcriptional regulator, producing the protein MIVISSTKEFRIVDDLMQQIVSKTLKPGAKLPSEYTLAEKYEVPRATVRNALNKLEQRGYIYSEQGKGRFLKEESIQIELHLTGKTSFTEKMKQSEYHLTTEAITCEKISYDDKIYCLLHADRNEEVFKVARLRYIEGKPIAIHQSFVSSSNFPAIAKDGPNIRSMFTYYREHGYQEFDSNKSILSITFPTFYEQELLACNSLVPLIVVESDCIDVESNKVLEHTKILYRSDKFKYDITNI; encoded by the coding sequence ATGATTGTTATTTCTTCAACTAAAGAATTTCGCATTGTTGATGATTTGATGCAGCAGATTGTTTCAAAAACATTGAAACCTGGAGCTAAATTGCCCTCTGAGTATACACTTGCAGAAAAGTACGAGGTGCCTCGAGCAACCGTAAGAAATGCGCTAAATAAGCTGGAGCAGCGAGGTTATATTTATTCCGAACAGGGGAAAGGTCGCTTTTTAAAAGAAGAATCTATTCAAATAGAGTTGCATCTAACGGGAAAAACGAGTTTCACAGAAAAAATGAAGCAATCCGAGTATCATTTGACAACAGAAGCTATTACCTGTGAGAAAATCAGTTATGATGACAAAATATATTGCCTTCTGCATGCTGACCGAAACGAGGAAGTATTTAAGGTTGCTAGATTACGCTATATCGAAGGTAAACCTATTGCAATCCACCAGTCATTTGTCAGCAGTTCGAATTTCCCTGCTATCGCTAAGGATGGTCCAAACATTAGGTCGATGTTTACGTATTACCGGGAGCATGGTTATCAGGAATTTGACAGCAATAAAAGTATACTGAGCATTACGTTTCCGACTTTTTACGAACAGGAGCTATTAGCTTGCAATAGTTTGGTGCCGCTTATCGTTGTGGAAAGCGATTGTATTGATGTAGAATCAAACAAAGTTCTTGAACATACGAAAATATTGTATCGAAGTGATAAGTTTAAGTATGATATTACGAATATTTAA
- a CDS encoding tyrosine-type recombinase/integrase, protein MNSNLISRQVEEYISYKRGLGFQIKIESQELRRFAAYTVSIGYEGSLAKDVAFQWATLKPEYSRWYMARRMETIRTFAKYICVLDPMAQMPPKGMFGKCHGRTTPYIFTEEEICILMKASMELYAPDGLRCRTISAAIGLLWSTGMRPNEVCQLMDDDVDLKNGRITIRETKFSKTRIIPIHETTNSKLSSYINARDKLREDFSDRHFLITSGSRKLALRNFEYALQVIRKQLLADNKEWNRRPPRLYDIRHTFACNTLLGWLKNGINIDRKILYLSTYLGHVKVEDTYWYLTGTPELLQIVSGNFEKYFYEGGVSHGE, encoded by the coding sequence ATGAATAGTAATCTCATCTCAAGGCAGGTAGAAGAATATATTTCTTATAAAAGGGGTCTTGGATTTCAGATTAAAATAGAATCTCAGGAATTAAGACGTTTTGCGGCATATACTGTCTCGATAGGGTATGAAGGTTCATTGGCCAAGGATGTTGCATTCCAATGGGCTACCCTTAAACCAGAATATTCACGGTGGTATATGGCAAGAAGGATGGAGACAATTCGAACATTCGCAAAGTATATTTGTGTATTGGATCCCATGGCACAGATGCCTCCAAAGGGTATGTTTGGGAAATGTCATGGGAGAACGACCCCATACATCTTTACTGAAGAAGAAATATGCATATTAATGAAAGCTTCAATGGAATTATATGCACCTGACGGTCTTAGATGTAGGACCATCTCTGCTGCAATTGGTCTCTTGTGGTCTACAGGGATGCGTCCAAATGAAGTATGTCAATTAATGGACGACGATGTCGATTTAAAAAACGGGCGGATTACTATTAGGGAGACCAAGTTTTCAAAAACTAGGATTATTCCTATTCATGAAACCACTAATTCGAAACTAAGTTCATATATAAATGCTAGGGATAAACTAAGGGAGGACTTTTCAGACCGACATTTCCTAATTACTTCAGGAAGTCGTAAACTGGCATTACGTAATTTTGAGTATGCATTGCAAGTAATCAGAAAGCAGCTCCTGGCAGATAATAAGGAATGGAATAGACGGCCTCCCAGATTATATGATATACGCCATACATTCGCATGTAACACTCTGCTAGGCTGGCTTAAAAACGGTATAAATATAGATAGGAAAATACTATACCTTTCCACTTATCTTGGCCACGTTAAAGTAGAAGATACCTATTGGTATCTTACAGGGACACCTGAGTTATTACAGATCGTTTCTGGAAATTTTGAAAAATACTTTTATGAGGGCGGTGTCAGCCATGGAGAGTAG
- a CDS encoding ISLre2 family transposase: METIISRLYALIKETNNLVDLEESIRLYMYEVFASQMGEVFTQINKVIKAEKQKLGWTVEREDWKTVQFTFGAVRFRHTLMHDLKGDSHYPFDEWAGLRKSQRYSPLTEVKVAELASESTYRASVQTLKEWTPVTMSHQTVGSIVKRVGDAQSQADVELAAELEEAASLPEGKEVDYLYTEADGVFVRSTKKKKSHEVRHAIMHEGWVKNGKRVSLSNQHVIMTTKPTDDFWKEVQSYAAHGYSLENTQVVTNSDGGQGYTAERFQEAFSQSRYPVLNQLDAYHVAQALNRALGGEKSEFKDGIRKALKQHDWQQFILWLDTYESTLENAKQVEKVNGFRTYIQHNWDRIFDWREKVEDPPEDARGLGAMESNQRRVSFRMKRRGMHWSVEGSEAMVKVKQGILNNTLRDVYLTSQKRSARKQRDVEKTVRMTEYLNQPTRPSIGAKEGSISLYTAHSSAIGNLMKSFR; encoded by the coding sequence ATGGAAACTATTATATCAAGATTATACGCATTAATAAAGGAAACAAACAACTTAGTTGATTTGGAAGAAAGCATTCGACTCTATATGTATGAGGTGTTTGCTTCCCAGATGGGGGAAGTGTTCACACAGATTAATAAGGTGATTAAAGCTGAGAAACAGAAGTTGGGCTGGACTGTCGAGCGTGAAGATTGGAAAACGGTTCAATTCACGTTTGGGGCAGTTCGTTTTCGGCATACATTAATGCATGACCTGAAAGGTGATTCTCACTATCCCTTTGATGAGTGGGCTGGTCTTCGGAAAAGTCAACGATACAGTCCCCTGACGGAGGTAAAAGTGGCTGAATTGGCTAGTGAGAGCACGTATCGTGCATCAGTCCAAACTTTGAAGGAATGGACCCCCGTAACGATGAGTCATCAAACAGTCGGGAGTATCGTGAAGCGTGTTGGAGATGCGCAGTCCCAGGCTGATGTGGAACTGGCGGCTGAACTGGAGGAAGCAGCGTCCCTTCCGGAGGGAAAAGAAGTTGACTATTTATATACAGAGGCAGATGGCGTTTTTGTCCGTTCTACAAAGAAAAAGAAAAGCCATGAGGTCCGGCATGCGATTATGCATGAAGGCTGGGTCAAAAATGGCAAACGGGTCTCACTCAGCAATCAACACGTAATCATGACAACGAAGCCGACTGATGACTTTTGGAAAGAGGTGCAGTCATATGCGGCCCATGGTTATTCGCTGGAGAATACGCAGGTTGTGACAAATAGTGATGGCGGGCAGGGCTACACAGCTGAACGGTTCCAGGAAGCCTTTTCCCAGTCCCGTTATCCCGTGTTGAATCAACTTGACGCTTACCATGTAGCTCAGGCGTTAAATCGGGCATTAGGCGGTGAAAAGAGTGAATTTAAGGACGGGATAAGAAAAGCGTTAAAACAACACGATTGGCAACAGTTCATACTTTGGCTGGATACATACGAAAGTACCCTGGAAAACGCAAAACAGGTAGAAAAGGTAAACGGTTTTCGAACTTACATTCAGCACAATTGGGATCGTATTTTTGACTGGCGTGAGAAAGTGGAAGACCCGCCAGAAGACGCACGAGGCTTAGGGGCTATGGAATCCAATCAGCGTCGCGTTTCTTTCCGGATGAAAAGACGGGGGATGCATTGGAGCGTAGAAGGCAGTGAAGCTATGGTGAAAGTAAAACAGGGTATCCTCAATAACACGTTGCGGGATGTTTATCTCACATCCCAAAAACGAAGCGCACGCAAGCAGCGAGACGTTGAAAAGACCGTTCGCATGACGGAGTATTTGAATCAGCCAACACGCCCATCGATTGGCGCAAAAGAAGGTTCCATCAGTTTATATACAGCCCATTCATCAGCGATAGGAAACTTGATGAAGAGTTTTAGGTAA
- a CDS encoding ISL3 family transposase codes for MLIEIKDLENVFHIPEPWYIDNCIFDENKEQLDVYVKVNKSAPMICSNCDAERQRFFDIADYDQRWRHLNFLEYPCYIHAEHPRTDCKKCGKKHRVDIPWAIKTRAGFTKLFDAWIMMLVKDMPMSAVSRLVKEHDTRLWRILHHYVDNALATQDLSHVTKINTDETSSKRGHNYITIFVDSEKRNVIHVTKGKDASTWEKCKERLEAQGGNPDNVTEVCMDMSPAFIKGASEYFPDAAITFDKFHVIQEANKAVDAVRRTERKTCAELKNTRYVWLKNEKNLTKKQKGMLDKLKDSELDTAKAYRMRLVLQEIYQYPAQIAPMVLEDWIQWGLRCRLEPMVELAKTLRRHYDGVVQWFQSQLNNGIMEGINSLFQAAKRKARGYRSDKNIVAIVYLLAGKLDFTPK; via the coding sequence ATGCTGATAGAAATTAAAGACTTAGAAAACGTGTTCCATATACCTGAGCCATGGTACATTGACAACTGTATATTTGATGAAAACAAGGAACAATTGGATGTTTATGTAAAAGTAAATAAAAGTGCTCCAATGATTTGTTCCAACTGTGATGCCGAACGTCAACGATTCTTTGATATCGCTGATTATGATCAACGGTGGAGGCATTTAAATTTTTTGGAATATCCTTGTTACATTCATGCCGAGCATCCCCGGACAGATTGTAAGAAGTGTGGAAAAAAGCACCGTGTTGATATTCCATGGGCTATTAAAACACGCGCTGGCTTTACCAAGTTGTTCGATGCATGGATCATGATGCTGGTCAAGGACATGCCTATGAGTGCTGTCAGCCGTTTAGTAAAGGAACATGATACGCGACTTTGGCGGATACTCCATCACTATGTCGATAACGCACTGGCTACTCAGGATTTATCACATGTTACCAAGATTAATACAGACGAAACTTCCTCAAAACGTGGTCATAATTATATCACCATTTTTGTGGACTCAGAAAAACGAAACGTCATCCATGTAACGAAAGGAAAGGATGCCAGTACATGGGAAAAATGCAAAGAACGTTTAGAAGCTCAAGGCGGTAACCCAGATAACGTAACAGAAGTCTGTATGGACATGTCTCCCGCCTTTATTAAAGGGGCTTCTGAGTACTTTCCGGATGCTGCCATTACGTTTGATAAATTCCATGTGATTCAAGAAGCCAACAAAGCTGTAGATGCCGTACGTCGCACGGAACGCAAGACGTGTGCGGAACTCAAAAACACCCGCTATGTCTGGCTCAAGAATGAAAAGAACCTGACAAAGAAACAAAAGGGCATGCTCGACAAATTGAAAGACAGTGAACTGGACACCGCCAAAGCGTACCGAATGCGCCTTGTTCTGCAAGAGATCTACCAATACCCTGCTCAGATCGCTCCTATGGTACTTGAGGACTGGATTCAGTGGGGGTTACGTTGTCGCCTGGAACCAATGGTAGAACTGGCCAAAACATTGCGCAGACATTACGACGGTGTTGTGCAGTGGTTCCAATCCCAGCTGAATAATGGCATTATGGAGGGTATTAACAGCTTATTCCAAGCAGCCAAACGGAAAGCCAGAGGGTATCGCTCGGATAAAAATATCGTTGCCATAGTTTACCTGCTTGCTGGTAAACTGGACTTCACACCTAAATAA
- a CDS encoding carbon-phosphorus lyase complex subunit PhnI, producing the protein MGYVAVKGGTMAIEASIKRLTYDRLKGEEIIEIQTILSTMRALVDQVMSESSLYSPFLAALAIKQAEGSMEEAVFLMRAHRSTLPRLYYSDTVQPESMLVERRISASFKDIPGGQLLGSTNDYTHRLLDFSLVNESPMQNKQWLQDYLKSLENNVETSDSVTYFPKIVDYLRKEGLFEEYEIDHTPPDDITKGSLQFPASRSARLQVLTRGQTGAVTALGYAALRGYGQVHPTVGEVRVGELPIYVEHPNEVEQDDEDQFYIGDFKMTEVESFIPITKKDENNEKELEFEIGYGVCYGQNETKAIAMSILDQCLEHPEWEFPTHDEEFVLLHIDAVESTGFISHLKLPHYVTFQSKLDSIRQIKKGAQKDEN; encoded by the coding sequence ATGGGGTATGTTGCGGTAAAAGGTGGCACCATGGCCATCGAAGCATCGATTAAACGATTAACCTATGACCGCTTAAAGGGGGAAGAAATAATTGAAATTCAAACCATACTTTCCACAATGCGGGCACTGGTCGATCAGGTAATGTCAGAAAGCAGTTTATACTCTCCATTTTTAGCAGCATTGGCTATTAAACAAGCAGAAGGAAGTATGGAAGAGGCGGTTTTTTTGATGCGGGCACATCGTTCAACACTGCCTAGACTTTATTACAGTGATACTGTTCAGCCGGAATCAATGCTTGTTGAACGTCGGATATCTGCTAGTTTTAAAGATATTCCAGGAGGGCAATTATTAGGTTCTACAAATGATTATACACATCGATTGCTAGATTTTAGCCTGGTAAACGAAAGCCCAATGCAAAACAAACAGTGGCTGCAGGATTACCTTAAATCGTTAGAAAACAACGTGGAAACCTCCGATTCGGTAACGTATTTTCCTAAAATCGTTGATTATTTACGAAAAGAAGGTTTATTTGAAGAATACGAAATAGACCACACACCACCTGATGATATTACCAAGGGAAGTCTGCAATTTCCTGCTTCCAGAAGTGCAAGATTGCAAGTGTTAACGCGGGGACAAACAGGAGCGGTAACAGCTTTAGGTTATGCCGCACTAAGAGGATATGGTCAGGTTCACCCTACTGTTGGGGAAGTACGAGTGGGGGAATTGCCAATCTACGTTGAACACCCAAACGAAGTAGAACAGGATGATGAAGATCAATTCTATATCGGGGATTTCAAGATGACGGAAGTGGAGTCATTTATTCCGATAACAAAAAAGGATGAAAATAATGAAAAGGAACTGGAGTTTGAAATCGGATATGGCGTTTGTTACGGACAAAATGAAACGAAAGCTATTGCAATGAGTATTTTAGATCAATGCCTGGAGCACCCGGAATGGGAGTTTCCGACGCATGATGAAGAATTCGTTTTATTACACATTGATGCTGTTGAATCTACGGGCTTCATCTCCCATTTGAAGCTGCCGCATTACGTTACATTCCAATCGAAATTAGATAGTATACGCCAAATAAAGAAAGGAGCGCAAAAGGATGAAAACTAA
- a CDS encoding tyrosine-type recombinase/integrase: MESSDFQSLLQNFFLKWMMSQKKVSPSTVQTYKDTFRILLKYMYDEHGVKPGSINMEIINADIIIGFMHYLENNRKNKYKTVNNRLAAIKSFMEYVSYECPEYSGTAQKIKAIPFRKIEKKEICYLTKEEMDSLLNSCETENSEGRRDYLMLLLLYNSGMRVSEMISIQGKDALFSDNGKCHLRIIGKGRKERTVPLWRTTSEYLADFMYECGIQEDDYLLSGRNVKHLTRSGVRYRIDRIVKKATAICPSLNDKTVTPHVFRHSTAMSLLQSGIDISTIAMWLGHESIETTHKYMVADIKLKERALNKLHEPESNETDYRYQVTDEILQFLNSL, from the coding sequence ATGGAGAGTAGTGATTTCCAAAGCCTCCTTCAAAACTTTTTCCTGAAATGGATGATGAGTCAAAAGAAAGTGTCCCCTTCTACTGTTCAAACGTATAAGGATACGTTCCGTATCCTATTAAAATATATGTATGATGAACATGGCGTGAAACCAGGTTCCATAAACATGGAAATAATAAATGCGGATATTATTATAGGATTCATGCATTACTTGGAAAATAATCGAAAAAACAAGTATAAGACAGTAAACAATAGGCTTGCGGCAATAAAATCGTTTATGGAATACGTATCCTACGAATGCCCAGAATATTCAGGAACTGCACAAAAGATAAAGGCCATACCCTTTCGAAAAATAGAAAAGAAGGAAATCTGCTATCTCACCAAGGAGGAAATGGATTCATTACTTAATTCCTGTGAAACCGAAAATTCCGAAGGAAGGCGTGATTATCTTATGTTGCTTCTCCTTTATAATTCAGGGATGCGGGTTTCGGAAATGATTTCGATACAAGGGAAAGATGCTCTTTTTTCCGATAATGGAAAATGTCATTTGAGAATTATAGGAAAAGGGAGAAAGGAACGGACTGTTCCTTTATGGCGAACGACATCGGAGTATCTTGCTGATTTTATGTATGAGTGTGGAATTCAAGAGGATGATTACTTGTTATCTGGCAGGAATGTAAAACATTTAACCCGTTCTGGGGTGCGTTATAGAATAGATCGCATCGTTAAGAAAGCAACTGCCATTTGTCCATCTTTAAATGATAAAACAGTAACGCCCCATGTGTTTCGGCATTCAACTGCAATGAGCCTGCTCCAATCAGGAATTGATATTTCAACAATAGCTATGTGGCTAGGGCACGAAAGTATTGAGACTACACATAAATATATGGTGGCTGATATAAAATTAAAGGAACGTGCGTTAAACAAACTACATGAACCTGAATCGAATGAAACGGACTATAGATATCAAGTAACTGATGAAATCCTTCAATTCTTAAATTCATTATAA
- the phnH gene encoding phosphonate C-P lyase system protein PhnH produces the protein MAMVQTHDLQQVYRKLLHSMSRPGTISVMEENVHQPENGLPCNHASFLTMMTLLDGEVTFHILSENQTNLHNKIPEYTLAKPAPIDEADYIIALRGVSENEVIQAMKQCKIGNLIDPQHSATWIIECETLSNDGELVLAGPGIKEKEQLHTSITKNMWKARNERTKEYPLGVDVIFTDEMARIACVPRTTSLSFSEVR, from the coding sequence ATGGCGATGGTTCAAACACACGATTTGCAACAAGTATATCGAAAGCTGCTGCACAGTATGTCCAGACCAGGAACCATTTCAGTTATGGAAGAGAATGTTCACCAACCAGAAAATGGACTTCCTTGTAATCATGCCAGTTTTTTAACGATGATGACGCTGTTGGATGGCGAAGTGACCTTTCACATTCTCTCGGAAAATCAAACAAATTTACATAACAAAATACCCGAATATACGTTAGCAAAACCCGCTCCTATCGATGAAGCTGACTATATTATTGCATTACGAGGCGTTTCAGAAAACGAGGTTATCCAAGCGATGAAACAATGTAAAATCGGAAATTTAATTGACCCTCAACATTCTGCAACGTGGATTATCGAATGTGAGACCTTATCCAATGATGGAGAATTGGTTTTAGCTGGTCCTGGTATCAAAGAAAAAGAGCAGCTTCATACAAGTATTACTAAAAATATGTGGAAAGCTCGAAATGAACGGACGAAAGAATATCCGTTAGGGGTGGATGTCATTTTTACAGATGAAATGGCCCGAATTGCCTGTGTTCCCAGAACAACATCCTTATCTTTTTCGGAGGTGAGATAA
- a CDS encoding tyrosine-type recombinase/integrase: MYNETQITNFEKHLGEKGYSDLVIGQYLRKVKDFLKCDEVHFVRRTDHEELKKAIEKYLVKIPLSSQKGTIQAALHAYYYFLSGYQIFRRLNLSDFEINPSIEVEIDRFRTYLTEVAKLSDNTIFSQCNTVKLFLYSSFPEKDFSPEKLTADHVRRYLTDTLRHISNASKKTMIVRIRSYAKFLEFRDGFNLEEILNLPMTPPVWKQARISKHLTDSEIDTLFSSYDQSNPTGIRNYAIARCLKDLGLRCSEAAKLSLDDFDWLNGIVTIRQTKSHSERSLPLHAVTGKAIEKYLLHSRPATQERILFVRFKKEPGQPMGTSQVRNTVRGAAIRAGLENFTGTHMLRHTAAKEMINNGVELKMIADILGHESIETTSIYTKINFTQLQEVAGTWPEVRS; the protein is encoded by the coding sequence ATGTACAACGAAACACAAATTACTAACTTTGAAAAACATCTTGGTGAGAAGGGTTATTCCGACCTTGTTATTGGACAGTATCTTCGGAAAGTTAAAGATTTTTTAAAGTGCGATGAAGTACATTTTGTCCGAAGGACAGATCATGAGGAATTAAAGAAAGCTATAGAGAAGTATTTAGTAAAAATTCCATTGTCATCACAAAAAGGCACTATTCAAGCCGCTCTTCATGCTTATTATTACTTTCTTAGTGGTTACCAAATCTTCAGACGGCTAAATCTTTCAGATTTTGAAATAAATCCGTCTATTGAGGTTGAAATAGATAGGTTTCGAACATATTTAACTGAAGTGGCCAAACTAAGTGATAATACAATCTTTTCTCAATGTAATACCGTAAAATTATTTTTATATTCTAGTTTTCCAGAAAAAGACTTTTCGCCAGAAAAACTGACTGCCGATCATGTTCGAAGATACCTAACTGACACACTGCGTCATATTTCAAATGCATCAAAGAAAACTATGATAGTCAGAATTAGAAGTTACGCAAAGTTTCTTGAATTCAGAGATGGCTTCAACTTAGAGGAAATTTTGAATTTACCAATGACACCGCCTGTTTGGAAACAGGCAAGAATCTCCAAACATCTAACTGATTCAGAAATAGATACCCTTTTTTCATCATATGATCAATCAAATCCAACCGGAATCCGGAACTACGCAATTGCACGATGTTTAAAAGATTTAGGTCTTCGCTGTTCGGAAGCAGCTAAACTTTCATTGGATGACTTTGATTGGTTAAATGGAATTGTAACTATTAGACAAACAAAGTCACATTCCGAAAGAAGTCTTCCACTTCATGCTGTTACAGGCAAAGCTATTGAAAAATATTTATTACATTCCCGTCCAGCTACCCAAGAAAGAATTTTATTTGTGAGATTTAAAAAAGAACCGGGACAGCCGATGGGAACTTCCCAAGTTCGAAATACGGTAAGAGGTGCTGCTATTAGAGCCGGATTGGAGAATTTCACTGGCACACATATGTTAAGACATACGGCAGCTAAAGAAATGATCAATAATGGTGTTGAATTAAAGATGATCGCAGATATTCTGGGACATGAATCTATTGAAACAACCAGTATTTATACGAAGATAAACTTCACACAGTTACAGGAAGTTGCTGGAACTTGGCCAGAGGTGAGATCATGA
- the phnG gene encoding phosphonate C-P lyase system protein PhnG yields the protein MKRKRRTTILIQADPNLARRLAATITTKYECREIVAPRYGLTMMKMRETAKNSLFYIGEVLVTETKVEINQSIGIGLVTGMQDELSKDLAIIDAAYKAKLPETNDWEDQLIAAEEQIEKEKAQKQAEIFETKVNFETMDV from the coding sequence ATGAAAAGAAAACGAAGAACAACAATTCTTATTCAAGCTGATCCAAATTTGGCTCGCCGTTTGGCAGCAACCATTACCACAAAATATGAATGTCGGGAAATTGTTGCACCGAGGTACGGATTAACAATGATGAAGATGCGTGAGACGGCAAAGAATTCATTATTTTATATCGGAGAAGTTCTTGTAACTGAAACGAAAGTAGAAATTAATCAGAGCATTGGTATAGGACTTGTAACGGGTATGCAGGATGAATTGTCTAAAGACTTGGCCATTATTGATGCAGCTTATAAAGCTAAACTTCCGGAAACAAACGATTGGGAAGATCAATTAATTGCTGCTGAAGAACAAATAGAAAAAGAAAAAGCACAAAAGCAGGCGGAGATTTTTGAAACTAAGGTTAATTTCGAAACGATGGATGTCTAG